TCTAGCTTGCGGCGTACTGGCCGGGCTCGCCCAATGGTTCTTCACGTCGATGTCCGATACGCCATCCCTGGGTGCCAGCGGAGCGATCGCGGGGGTGATGGGTGCATATATCCTGCGCTTTCCGAACGCCATCATCGAGACAATTATTCCGCCGCTTATTTTCTTTACGTTTCGCATCCCGGCGGTATTTTATTTAGGCTTCTGGTTCGTGCAGCAAGCATTCTACGGTCTTGGCAGCCTCTCGCCGAGCAACATCGGGATGGAAGGCGGAGGTGTAGCATACTGGGCGCATGCCGGAGGCTTTGTCTTCGGGGCGATCCTCGGACCACTGCTAGGTCTTTTCGACGATAAACCCAACAGTATCTAACGCGCACGACCGATCTTGCACTTGTACAAGTTCGCGCGATCTCTGTCTGAAGGGGGAAGCACAGCCAATTTGTAAAAATTGACGCCAAGAAACTTCACAAAACTCCAAGTAAATTGTTAAATTGTTGGTATTCGCCTCCGAGAAGTGATGCCGAGGACTCCATGGAAATTTTCTTTGAGTTGTTGCCCCAAGCAGCTCCCTTCAAGCCGCGGTCGCGCGTCTTCGACCTCAAGAGCCGCCTCGATTGGGGCGAGCCCGCACTGACGATAGTCGACGCCCGCCCGCGCGCGGCGTTCAACGAGTGCCACATCATGGGCGCGATTCCGCTGGCAGCTGACGAGTTGGTTGCTCGAGCTCAAGTCAACCTGGAGGTCGATCGCGATATTTACGTTTACGGTGAAACTGATGAGGAAACGGAAGCTGCGGCTGCGAGCCTGCGCGGCGCTGGCTACAAAAGGGTTTCTGAGATCGTCGGTGGCTTGGCAGCGTGGAAGGCGGTTAACTACGAAGTGGAAAAGACGGCAGTGGCGGTCTAACAAGCGAGTCGGATTCGGTACTTGCCAAGATCTCCCCGCCAGCGTTGGGGAGACTTTTTTTCAATGCATCGGAACGCTTCCCGGGTGCATCCTTGACGTGGCACCGGTGGCGTGCGATTTCGGTGCTTTACTCTTAACCATTCCAATTTCGCCGCAGGCCGTGGTTCGGGAATTCTCGCGTCTTAACGGTGGTAACCGCTATGGACTGAATGCGATCTCTGCTTGAGGGTGACCTCCGGCCAAGCCTGTTTTAGTCATTATTTTGGGATATGCGGCGGGCGCTGTCGTTGTTGCCGGCTTTTGCTTGGGCGTGGAGGCTTTTCTCCTCGTGGGATTGGCGTTCGACGCGCGTGCACTGGGTCAGCTCAACCTGCCTTGCTTTGTTCTTTGAGGCAGGACGATACGAATCAACTGCCTCGAGGCTGAGATAAATTGCAGTCGGAAGCCTGCCGGCCGTTCGCTACTATCGGTGCGAGATTCATGGTTTCGGACTCCCTACAATAAAGGCAATTCGCTTCCGGTTGCCCGATGCTTTTGACCGATAGCTTACTGCTGCACTATAAGCGCTGCAATCGGCGCGCATATCTCGATCTCCACGGCGACCCCGATCGGCGCGAACCTATCTCGGAGTTCCTGCTCAAGCTCCGACGCGAAAACCGACAGCAAATAGCGGCATTCTTGAGCGATCGCCCCCACGCTCGACCAGCTCCACCGCCAACCCCACAGAGTGTCCGTGCTGACCAAACCGAACGGTTTATGGCTCGAGGGGTCGAGTCGATCGCCGATGGCGTGGTGATGGTATGCGGCGATCGTGCCCGGACGCTGTTGGGGGTCGAGCTGCCCGATCTGGCGCTGGTCGGACTGCCAACGCTATTACTCAAGCAACCGGGGCGATCGCGCTTCGGCGACTGGCTTTACGTTCCGGCAAACATCAAACTCGGTCGCCGTCCCAAACCCGAATACAAAACCGCGATCGCCTTTCAGGCACTGTTGCTGGCCGACCTTCAGGAAGCTAATCCCCCGCACGCAAAGTTGATCCTGCGCGATCGCGGAATCCACACTGTCGACCTCGATAGCGGTATTCCCCGCGCCCGCGATGCAGCGGCACATTGCGTGCAAATGCTGCACGATCGGCAGGAACCGGACGTGTTTATCTCGCGCCAGCGTTGCAGTTTATGCCATTGGTACGGGCACTGCTATGGAACGGCCAGCGAACGGCAACATCTATCCTTGTTACCTGGCGTGACCCCCGCGCGCTACCTCCAATTGCAGGCAGCAGGTTTAACCGATGTCGAAGCGCTGGCTACGGCTGCCCCGGAGCAACTCAGCCCCGCACTTGAGGACGGCATCATTGCCCAACTACAGCAGCAAGCCCTTGCGGTATGGCAGCAGCGCCCGTTGTTGCGCCCGCATCTTAATGGCAGTCTTCCGGGCGGGCTACCCGAGGGCGACATCGAGTTGTATTTCGATATCGAAGCCGAACCCGAGCGCAACTTGGATTATCTGCTCGGCGTGCTGGTGGTCGATCGCCGCCGGAACAGCGATCGCTTCGTCGTCTTCATTGCCGAACGACCCGAAGACGAAGGGAGGATCTGGAACGAGTTTCTAGCCTTTGTCGCGCGCTATCCCGACGCACCTATTTTTCATTATTCGCAGTACGAGATCGACGCGATTCTTCGCCTTGCCGAGCTATATGCCACGCCGCGCGATCGAGTAGAGTTGTTGCTGGCAAGGTGTGCTGACTTACACCATCAGGTCGTCAGTACCGTCACGCTGCCGGTCGAAAGTTACTCGCTCAAAGCCCTGGCACAGTGGCTGGGGTTTCGCTGGCGCGATGCCGATGCGAGCGGCGAACAGTCGGTCTGCTGGTACGACCGCTGGCTGACGACCGGCGACCGCAGACTGCTGGAGGCAATTCGCCGCTATAACGAAGACGACTGCCGTGCAACCCATCGCCTCAAAACGTGGTTGGATGAATTCCTCGCTGCGAGCGATCGCTCGGTCGAACCAGCAACAACCGCCCCGCTCACTCCTCATATCTCCAAGAGCTCATAGCTCTGCGAACTTGTTTAAGGGGGATTGCAAGTTCCACCCCGACGAGCGCGCCTGGCTTGGGGTAGAATCAGGGCTATTTGAGGACTCAGCAATGACGATTGAGCAGCTTTTTGCCGCGATCGCGTTTTGGCGCGTGCCGCTGGTGCTGCTGATGCTAGCCGCGCCTTGGATAACTTATCTGATCTGCCACACTATTCCCGGACAGAGCGAGGAACCGGCCGTGCTCAGTGTCAATTTGGGATTGTCCATGCTGAGCTCGATCTTATGGCTGGGCTACCTTCTTTATGCCGTAAATATCGGCGGCGGGTGGCAACAAGTAGTCCGTAAAGACGATGTGGGTTTATTGCTCCTGCCGCCTTATTGCTTTCTGACCTCGCTATGGATCGCGCGTCGGCGCTTACCACTAGAGCTGGTGCCAGCAACGCGAATGCTGAGAGGCTTGGCTCTAATTTCAGTCGGTTTGTTTGCCCTGTTTTGGCTGCTCGGTCGCATTCGAATTTTTATCTTTTACTACGTGCCATTCCCAGTTTTTCTGGGCATTGTGCTGTTCTTGGTAGCAACGATCTATCTCGGGTTTAGCTATTTAAACGGGCGCAAATCATAGTCGTTGCCACTGATTGCCATTCTCGGATGCCCCAGGGGCGACGCACTCCCAGCTGAAGAAAAACTACCTGGAGCAATAGTAGTTAGGGTTTGCTGAAAAAGTCCACAAAACGAATTTAGGAGGCAGAGAGCTTATTGAATCTGGCTTTTACCATCTAGCCCCAGCTTTTTGCCTCGGATTCTCGGCCCAAGTGCAAGGGTTTTGAGGCTCTGGTGCCTATAAACTTGCAATTTCTTGCATAGAAAACGCTGAGATCGTTTCATTGCAGAGATTCCAGCCTTTTTCAGCAAGCCCTAGTTATTGTGTTGGCAAAGGTGCGTGTCACGATTTGCACTGACTTAAGCCGAAACCCTTTGTGCAATAGGGGGTTGAGGACATTACATCTTTGCTCCCTTAACCTCAGCTCAACAGCAAACCAATAGTGAGAATCGGTCCACGACCTTGCCGATATGTATTGACGGAGTCAGGAAGACCGCTGCTCAAGCCCCTAAAATCCTTGCCTGGATTAGATCTCGCGGATTCGAGCCTCCTTAACTTAGTGCCATTCATGCGTATCACCCTCTAGAAGGATGATTCCGTACAGGAGTGCAAAGACTCCTCGCAGTGCGCTAGGACCTACTGGTGCGGGAATTTAGACTGTTTCGGGGCTCAGGCGGCTTCCGAGTTTGCTCCTAAGACGGCGACAGGCACTCATCTTAGTCTTGGAGATTATCGAAGTTAGTGGGGGCTTTCATATAACTTAAACAGAACGTGCCTCCATAAATATCCAACCCCTTATGGTCGACTGGGCCCAAGATATAACGGATAGCATTATCTGAGCGGCACTTTCATCATGCTCGTGCCGGCGGAAGAAACAGCTTAGGTAGTTTACTCATTCCTTTTGATGGTACTCCACACCAAACTCTTTGCAAGCGATCGCCAACGCAGCTTCAGGAGATTCTTTCAGAGCACACTCAAAAGCTTCCATAGTCTTTCGCTTATGAGCGAGATCTTTAACTGCAAATCCGGTGAGCCCTATTCCGCACGCATCGACGAGCGCATCATCGAGTTGTCCAGCAACTGGAATGAAATCTGGGAACGCATCAACAGGTATTAGGGAATAAGCAACTACTGCAAATAGGTAAATAGCAATGGAGATAAGCCGCTGAGCAGTATCCCAGTGATTCACAACCCAGAGAAAAAATAATGAAGCGAAGAAATATATCATCGCCCCAAACCTCATATATCCAACTTTGCCACCAACCGTGTTCTTAACTACTACCTCTTGGGGAGTTTCCTGCCATAAATCTCGTACGGATGAGAGTATTTTCTTAAGAGGACCACGATGCTCGTACATTTTATTGGCCTCTTCAATCATCTCACCAGTTCCAAACACCGATAAAGATAGCGTGTAGAGCAGAAAAACTGCGCTGAGAAATACAAATACCCACGCGATCAAGTGGAGAGGGTTCCGACGAACAGAAGCAAAAAAGTTAGACAACATAGTAGGCGTTCCCATTCAGAGTCCTGTAAAGAATTGCAGTCCACTCAATAAACATCTCATTTGAGTCTTCACCACCAATGACTTGTATTTGTGACCACACGGACATTCATGACAATAAACTCGGTCCGAATTGACGCAAGGCACCTGCACGCACAATCAGGATAAGAATAGGCATACACCAGCTAGCCATTGATCGTGTTAGACAAGAGTATGCACATCCAAAAAACTGTAAATAAACACACTCCTATAAGAACTGTTCTCATCCCAGTTCGGCTTTGTCCTTAAGATTGTGGCTCGTGCTATAGAGCAACTACCCCTGCAAGGTAAGTTCTCAGAACCTTCAAACTTCATAACTTCGAATCGTTCATAGAAAAAGAATTAGACTAAAGGCTCTGAAGCCCCTGAAACCTGGTTGTAAACTCCAAAGGAAGTGAGCAAAGTCGAGAATATACTTGGCGACCAATCTTGATTGCGGGTTATAATTAGGAGATATCCAAATTCCGCCCCAAATCACTTGGCAATTGAATGACTGTGTCCATTGTTGTAGATCTCCGAGACGCTTGTAGGGTATTGACCTAAACATTCTTAGGTTTGCCAGTAATTATCATGGGAATTGAGCTTAACTTGCCTATTTATGTAGTCCATTTCAAAAATATACCGGTAGCTTGAAGCGTTGTAAACACTTCCATGAAACATTCTTTCTGAAGATACTGCCAGTTCGCAATTCACTTCGAGTGGTTGAAACTATCCGAGCAACATAGATGCGTCCCAATCGGGCTTCCATGATCTCCCCTGATAGCAGACTAAGGACCGAATCTACCCTGTGCTTCCTTGAGCCCTAGATTCAGGATCGGCGTTTCTGGAAACTTCTTATGGTCGGGATTTGTTAGGGTAGTATCTCCAATGGGGTGAGTGTAACCTTCTGGTGAATAGTTTATACCAATTTTCAAAATTCCTACGACAGATTAGGCAAACATTCCCCAGGGGTATAGGACCCCGAGCTACCTATGTCGCAGCACTTCTTAGAGTTGGACCGAGAAGAACGCACATCGAGAATTCCCTTCCGAGATGATTCTGATGCTCCCTTTCGTTGCGTTGACACTTAGAACTAAACTCCGAACTACTTTAGTCGATTCCACAACCATGTCCATAAGGCTTCCAAGCGGATCAGTAGGCGATCGAGCAAGGACAGCACTCTTTCCAAGAAATGCGGTTCGTAGCCCGCAGAGCTAGCATGCGCGTCGAGTGTCGCTGGGGCATCGCGATCGCTGGTTGAGGCTTGCGATCGGTTGCCGCGTGTCGGTGCGGCTGCTTTAGGTGCGGTGGTAGTAACAGCTGCCGAAGTTGGCGTGGTTGCTACCTGCACTACCGTTGTGACTGGAGCAGCGAGAGCACCCGGCTCGGCAGGCAGGGCTCCGGCGCTTGCAGGCCGGGCGCGGAGGGATGCCGGCTTCGATCCTGTTGTCTTATCTGCGGTCGCCGTAAGTTCGGTTGTATTCGAGGCGGTTGCGTAGAGATCGTCCCAACTCAACCACGGATCTGGAACCGTTTCAGTGGGAATGGCAGCGGCATCTAGGGTTAACTCTTCAGATGCTGATTCGGCATTGG
Above is a genomic segment from Rubidibacter lacunae KORDI 51-2 containing:
- a CDS encoding rhomboid family intramembrane serine protease, translating into LACGVLAGLAQWFFTSMSDTPSLGASGAIAGVMGAYILRFPNAIIETIIPPLIFFTFRIPAVFYLGFWFVQQAFYGLGSLSPSNIGMEGGGVAYWAHAGGFVFGAILGPLLGLFDDKPNSI
- a CDS encoding rhodanese-like domain-containing protein, with the protein product MEIFFELLPQAAPFKPRSRVFDLKSRLDWGEPALTIVDARPRAAFNECHIMGAIPLAADELVARAQVNLEVDRDIYVYGETDEETEAAAASLRGAGYKRVSEIVGGLAAWKAVNYEVEKTAVAV
- a CDS encoding TM0106 family RecB-like putative nuclease; amino-acid sequence: MLLTDSLLLHYKRCNRRAYLDLHGDPDRREPISEFLLKLRRENRQQIAAFLSDRPHARPAPPPTPQSVRADQTERFMARGVESIADGVVMVCGDRARTLLGVELPDLALVGLPTLLLKQPGRSRFGDWLYVPANIKLGRRPKPEYKTAIAFQALLLADLQEANPPHAKLILRDRGIHTVDLDSGIPRARDAAAHCVQMLHDRQEPDVFISRQRCSLCHWYGHCYGTASERQHLSLLPGVTPARYLQLQAAGLTDVEALATAAPEQLSPALEDGIIAQLQQQALAVWQQRPLLRPHLNGSLPGGLPEGDIELYFDIEAEPERNLDYLLGVLVVDRRRNSDRFVVFIAERPEDEGRIWNEFLAFVARYPDAPIFHYSQYEIDAILRLAELYATPRDRVELLLARCADLHHQVVSTVTLPVESYSLKALAQWLGFRWRDADASGEQSVCWYDRWLTTGDRRLLEAIRRYNEDDCRATHRLKTWLDEFLAASDRSVEPATTAPLTPHISKSS
- a CDS encoding YkvA family protein, with amino-acid sequence MGTPTMLSNFFASVRRNPLHLIAWVFVFLSAVFLLYTLSLSVFGTGEMIEEANKMYEHRGPLKKILSSVRDLWQETPQEVVVKNTVGGKVGYMRFGAMIYFFASLFFLWVVNHWDTAQRLISIAIYLFAVVAYSLIPVDAFPDFIPVAGQLDDALVDACGIGLTGFAVKDLAHKRKTMEAFECALKESPEAALAIACKEFGVEYHQKE